One part of the Thermoanaerobacterium sp. CMT5567-10 genome encodes these proteins:
- a CDS encoding GNAT family N-acetyltransferase, whose amino-acid sequence MIIRKANINDIERINEIYNQAVLNTTATIDTEPRPLEYHKKWFEMHNDRYAVFVALEDDIVVGWASLSLWSDKYGYRAVAEDSIYVDEAYKGRGIGDRLIKKIIEHAKENEFHTIIARISEGNDVSIHLHEKYGFKIVGTLKELGYKFNRYLDIHILQLIL is encoded by the coding sequence ATGATCATTCGAAAAGCTAATATAAATGATATTGAAAGAATAAATGAAATATACAATCAAGCTGTGTTAAATACAACTGCAACAATTGATACTGAGCCAAGGCCATTAGAGTATCATAAAAAATGGTTTGAAATGCACAATGACAGATATGCTGTTTTTGTGGCACTAGAAGATGACATTGTTGTCGGATGGGCATCTTTATCCCTTTGGTCTGACAAATACGGCTATAGGGCTGTGGCGGAAGACTCGATTTACGTTGATGAAGCATACAAGGGGCGTGGCATTGGGGATAGATTAATCAAAAAAATTATAGAGCATGCAAAGGAGAATGAATTTCACACTATAATAGCCAGAATATCGGAAGGCAATGATGTAAGCATTCATTTACACGAAAAGTACGGCTTCAAAATTGTTGGCACATTAAAGGAATTGGGTTACAAGTTTAATAGATACCTGGATATTCACATATTACAGTTGATTTTGTAA
- a CDS encoding DEAD/DEAH box helicase, with protein sequence MGFKELRLNEKILNAIDDMGFEEPSKIQSEVIPVLLQGSDVIGQAETGTGKTLAYGAPVINNFDGGNGNVFCIILTPTRELAIQVNDELARIGKYSKVRLFPVYGGVPIDRQIKALKRGVDIVIGTPGRVLDLIKRDILRLNDVKYLVLDEADEMLDMGFIDDIEEIIRHTNSNRQTMMFSATMPDEIKRLAKKYMKSDAKFISIVKKTMTVSTVEHFYYEIKNQDRFESLCRILDVEEPSSSIIFCKTKKEVDELTQSMQSRGYNVEGMHGDMSQNQRINTLRKFKEGNLDFLVATDVAARGIDVENVSHVINYDLPQDVESYVHRIGRTGRANRSGVAYTLVTSREYPALKRIERETKCKIRRKELPTVDDIFQVKYNKMIKDIKKALENDGYKRFVPLAMELDEEYNLVDVAAALMDMYYGKELYYNDDEPKYVRLFINLGRKDKLNRRTLLKLLMDIGDISKEDIGTIDIFDKFTFIDARRNAAKNIINNSFDKIIDGKRIKIELSKPKN encoded by the coding sequence ATGGGATTTAAGGAACTACGTTTAAATGAAAAGATTTTAAATGCCATCGACGATATGGGATTTGAGGAGCCGTCTAAAATACAGTCTGAAGTAATTCCTGTGTTGTTGCAGGGTTCAGATGTAATTGGACAGGCAGAGACAGGTACTGGCAAGACACTTGCATATGGTGCGCCTGTTATAAACAATTTTGATGGTGGCAATGGAAATGTATTTTGTATTATTTTGACGCCAACAAGGGAGCTTGCGATACAAGTTAATGATGAATTGGCCCGCATTGGGAAGTACTCTAAAGTGAGATTATTTCCAGTATATGGTGGTGTGCCAATAGATAGGCAGATTAAGGCATTAAAAAGAGGTGTAGACATAGTGATTGGTACACCAGGCAGAGTCCTCGACCTTATTAAGAGAGACATATTGAGATTGAATGATGTGAAGTATCTTGTTTTAGATGAAGCGGATGAAATGCTTGATATGGGGTTTATAGATGATATTGAAGAAATTATAAGGCATACTAATAGCAATAGGCAGACGATGATGTTTTCTGCTACGATGCCTGATGAGATAAAGAGGCTTGCAAAGAAATACATGAAAAGCGATGCGAAATTCATTTCTATTGTAAAAAAGACTATGACTGTTTCGACAGTCGAACATTTTTACTACGAGATAAAAAATCAAGATAGGTTTGAATCCCTTTGCAGGATATTAGACGTTGAAGAACCATCAAGTTCTATTATATTTTGCAAAACAAAAAAAGAAGTAGATGAGCTTACACAGAGCATGCAATCAAGAGGATACAACGTAGAAGGAATGCATGGAGATATGAGCCAAAATCAAAGAATTAATACTTTGAGGAAGTTTAAAGAAGGCAACCTTGATTTCTTGGTTGCTACAGATGTAGCAGCGAGAGGTATAGATGTTGAAAATGTGTCGCACGTCATAAATTATGATTTGCCACAGGATGTGGAATCATATGTCCATAGGATTGGAAGGACAGGTAGGGCAAATAGAAGTGGTGTAGCATATACACTTGTTACATCAAGGGAGTATCCTGCATTAAAGCGAATAGAAAGAGAGACGAAATGCAAAATAAGAAGAAAAGAATTGCCTACAGTTGATGACATTTTTCAAGTTAAATACAATAAAATGATTAAAGATATAAAAAAGGCTTTAGAAAATGACGGTTACAAGAGATTTGTGCCGCTTGCAATGGAACTTGACGAAGAGTACAACCTTGTAGATGTTGCAGCAGCTTTAATGGATATGTACTATGGGAAAGAATTATATTATAATGACGACGAACCTAAATATGTAAGGCTGTTTATTAATTTAGGGCGGAAAGATAAACTAAATCGGAGAACACTTCTGAAATTATTAATGGACATAGGTGATATTTCTAAAGAAGACATTGGCACTATAGATATATTTGATAAATTTACTTTTATAGATGCCCGTAGAAATGCTGCAAAAAATATAATAAATAATTCTTTTGATAAAATTATCGATGGGAAAAGAATAAAAATCGAACTTTCAAAGCCTAAAAATTAA
- the hypE gene encoding hydrogenase expression/formation protein HypE, translating to MDKVLMSHGGGGSMMQSFISEIFIEKFNNEYIKQMEDAALLPGKIVFTTDSFVVKPVFFPGGDIGKLAICGTVNDISMRGAKPLFLSESFIIEEGFPVDDIKKIVDSMVDAANEAGVQIVTGDTKVVEKNSADGIFINTAGIGILPDGVDVSIKNGKPGDVVIVSGTIGDHGMAVMGAREGINFDPPLLSDVSPLNKMVEKLMTLKDAVKILRDPTRGGVAEVLYEIASMSNVGIKIYEDKLPVKMNVKSACSMLGIDFLHLANEGKLVCVVDKDFAYKALEIMKGDKYGKDAAIIGEIDSSGLVTIETIYGTTRIVDRPIGELLPRIC from the coding sequence ATGGATAAGGTATTGATGTCCCACGGTGGCGGCGGCTCGATGATGCAAAGCTTCATAAGCGAAATATTCATAGAAAAATTTAATAACGAATATATAAAGCAAATGGAAGATGCAGCATTGCTTCCTGGCAAGATAGTATTTACGACAGACAGTTTTGTAGTAAAGCCTGTCTTTTTTCCGGGTGGTGATATAGGAAAGCTGGCAATATGTGGTACTGTAAATGACATTTCCATGCGCGGTGCAAAACCGCTTTTCTTAAGCGAATCATTTATAATTGAAGAAGGATTTCCTGTTGATGATATTAAGAAGATAGTTGACTCCATGGTAGATGCTGCTAACGAAGCTGGTGTACAAATTGTGACAGGTGATACAAAAGTTGTCGAGAAAAACAGTGCAGATGGCATTTTTATAAATACTGCAGGAATCGGCATTTTGCCTGATGGAGTTGATGTATCGATTAAGAACGGAAAACCTGGAGATGTGGTGATAGTTTCAGGCACTATAGGAGATCATGGCATGGCGGTAATGGGAGCGAGGGAAGGGATTAATTTTGATCCTCCTCTTCTTTCAGATGTATCGCCTTTAAATAAAATGGTGGAGAAGCTTATGACCCTTAAAGATGCTGTAAAAATCTTAAGAGATCCTACAAGAGGCGGTGTTGCAGAAGTGCTGTACGAGATTGCCAGCATGAGCAATGTGGGAATTAAAATATATGAAGATAAACTGCCTGTAAAGATGAATGTAAAATCAGCTTGCAGCATGTTAGGAATTGACTTTTTACATCTTGCAAATGAAGGAAAGCTTGTGTGTGTAGTTGATAAAGATTTTGCTTACAAGGCATTGGAAATAATGAAAGGTGATAAGTACGGTAAAGATGCGGCTATTATCGGTGAAATTGATAGTTCCGGTCTTGTGACGATAGAGACAATCTACGGCACAACTAGAATTGTGGATAGACCAATAGGCGAACTTCTTCCGAGGATATGCTGA
- a CDS encoding NAD(P)H-dependent flavin oxidoreductase — protein MNIKSLKIGDLVAKLPIIQGGMGVGVSLSNLASAVANEGGIGVISAAGIGMLEKDFATNYVEANIRALRKEIKKAREKTKGIIGVNIMVALSNFADMVKTSIDEGIDIIFSGAGLPLNLPKFLNNSSKTKLVPIVSSGRAFNLIAKRWIQKYEYLPDAVVVEGPMAGGHLGYSSEQISNPDYSLDKIVKDVLEETRQYEEISGKQIPVIAAGGIYTGDDILKYLKIGAAGVQMATRFVTTDECDASDEFKKSYLNCKKEDITIIESPVGMPGRAIINKFLNDVKSGERKPYKCLYHCIKTCDYKKSSYCISQALINAQRGLMVNGFAFAGANAYKADKIISVKDLISTLMDEYNKALYLSM, from the coding sequence ATCAATATTAAAAGTTTAAAAATCGGCGATTTAGTAGCAAAATTGCCAATAATCCAAGGTGGCATGGGTGTAGGAGTATCATTAAGCAATCTTGCTTCTGCCGTCGCAAATGAAGGTGGCATTGGTGTAATATCTGCAGCAGGTATTGGCATGCTAGAAAAAGATTTTGCTACAAATTACGTTGAAGCAAATATAAGGGCACTTAGAAAGGAAATTAAAAAAGCAAGAGAGAAAACTAAAGGTATAATCGGCGTTAATATAATGGTGGCACTGTCAAATTTTGCTGACATGGTTAAAACATCAATAGATGAGGGCATTGATATAATCTTTTCCGGCGCAGGACTTCCGCTAAATCTTCCTAAGTTTTTAAATAACTCATCTAAGACTAAGTTAGTACCTATTGTCTCATCTGGAAGGGCATTTAATCTTATAGCAAAAAGATGGATACAAAAATACGAATATTTGCCAGATGCTGTTGTTGTTGAAGGTCCAATGGCTGGTGGTCACTTAGGATATTCAAGTGAGCAGATATCAAATCCTGATTATTCTCTAGATAAAATAGTTAAAGACGTGTTGGAAGAAACAAGACAATATGAAGAGATTTCAGGGAAGCAAATACCCGTTATTGCTGCTGGTGGAATATATACAGGCGATGATATATTAAAATATCTAAAAATAGGTGCCGCTGGTGTACAAATGGCCACACGTTTTGTTACAACTGATGAATGTGATGCATCAGATGAGTTTAAAAAATCATATCTCAACTGCAAAAAAGAAGATATAACTATAATAGAGAGTCCTGTCGGTATGCCAGGTAGGGCAATCATTAATAAGTTTCTTAATGATGTAAAATCGGGTGAAAGAAAACCATATAAGTGTTTGTATCATTGCATTAAAACGTGTGACTATAAAAAAAGCTCTTACTGTATATCGCAAGCACTTATAAATGCTCAAAGGGGACTCATGGTAAATGGATTTGCATTTGCTGGAGCCAATGCTTATAAAGCGGATAAGATAATATCCGTTAAAGATTTAATTAGTACTCTCATGGATGAGTATAATAAAGCACTTTATTTAAGCATGTAA